A genomic segment from Chitinophaga flava encodes:
- a CDS encoding helix-turn-helix transcriptional regulator gives MSDKIYNRIKAVLAEKGKTNNWLAETLKVNRTSVSKWCTNKMQPTIETLFAIAEVLNVEARELLVERKKS, from the coding sequence ATGAGTGATAAAATATATAATAGAATTAAAGCTGTTCTGGCAGAGAAGGGAAAGACCAATAATTGGCTTGCCGAGACGCTAAAAGTTAATAGAACCTCTGTCTCGAAGTGGTGCACAAACAAGATGCAACCTACAATTGAAACACTTTTCGCCATTGCCGAGGTGCTGAATGTAGAAGCCAGGGAGTTACTGGTGGAACGGAAGAAATCCTAA
- a CDS encoding slipin family protein yields the protein MKRVIINAYEIGLVFKRGVYQRMLTEGSYWLFGEQAEVYNINQPFNAPVELNILLLDKALADSLQVIEVKETEIVLMYQNGLLKQVLTTGRYTFWKSLIEHKFVKADTSKINITENINRATLNHKLVQPYVRTITVENYEKAVLLIDGKYEMILSQGVYHWWKNDISIMVSKVDIRQRQLEINGQEILTKDKAALRINAWAQYKVNDIEKAVLENKDYEKQLYVLFQLALREYIAGLGFDELLEKKDTLSGFILDAVSKGAEDLGTAVASFGIRDIILPGDVKDIMNQVLVAEKKAQANIIMRREETASTRSLLNTAKLMEDNPMLFKLKEMEYVEKIAEKINNISVSGNGVLIDQLRQIFISK from the coding sequence ATGAAAAGAGTAATCATCAATGCGTACGAAATCGGGCTCGTCTTCAAAAGAGGCGTATACCAGCGCATGCTTACCGAAGGAAGCTACTGGCTCTTCGGCGAACAGGCAGAAGTGTATAACATCAATCAGCCTTTCAACGCACCGGTAGAACTCAACATTCTCCTGCTGGATAAGGCTCTGGCCGATTCTCTGCAAGTCATCGAAGTAAAAGAAACAGAAATCGTATTGATGTATCAGAACGGTTTGCTGAAACAAGTATTGACAACCGGAAGATATACTTTCTGGAAAAGCCTGATCGAACACAAATTTGTGAAAGCTGATACCAGCAAAATAAACATCACCGAAAATATAAACAGGGCCACCCTGAATCACAAGCTGGTACAGCCTTACGTAAGAACCATCACTGTGGAGAACTATGAAAAGGCCGTACTGCTGATCGATGGCAAATACGAGATGATACTGTCTCAGGGCGTGTATCACTGGTGGAAAAATGATATCTCCATCATGGTCAGCAAAGTGGATATCAGACAGCGGCAGCTGGAGATCAACGGACAGGAAATCCTGACCAAAGACAAGGCTGCACTGCGGATCAATGCCTGGGCACAGTACAAGGTAAATGATATCGAAAAAGCGGTGCTGGAAAACAAAGACTACGAAAAACAACTGTACGTCCTGTTTCAGCTGGCACTGCGGGAATACATCGCTGGGCTGGGCTTCGATGAACTGTTGGAGAAAAAAGACACCTTGTCCGGCTTCATTCTGGATGCAGTGAGCAAAGGCGCGGAAGACCTCGGTACTGCCGTTGCGTCTTTCGGTATCAGGGATATCATCCTTCCCGGCGATGTAAAAGACATCATGAACCAGGTGCTTGTAGCGGAGAAAAAAGCGCAGGCCAACATCATCATGAGAAGGGAAGAAACTGCCAGCACCAGAAGCTTGCTCAATACAGCCAAACTGATGGAAGATAATCCCATGCTGTTTAAGCTGAAAGAAATGGAATATGTGGAGAAAATAGCGGAGAAAATCAACAACATCAGTGTTTCCGGCAACGGAGTACTGATTGATCAGCTCCGGCAGATCTTCATCAGCAAATAG
- a CDS encoding YwbE family protein: MHGRNRNDIYPGLEVAIILKKDQRTGKRTYGIVQDILTSAPYHSRGIKVRLEDGQVGRVDEINVTEED, encoded by the coding sequence ATGCACGGACGTAACCGAAACGATATATACCCAGGCCTGGAAGTAGCGATCATTCTCAAAAAAGACCAGCGTACCGGCAAGCGTACCTATGGTATTGTACAGGATATCCTCACCTCGGCACCCTACCATTCCCGCGGCATCAAAGTAAGGCTGGAAGACGGACAGGTAGGCAGAGTAGACGAAATAAATGTCACAGAAGAAGACTGA
- the recD gene encoding exodeoxyribonuclease V subunit alpha: protein MRNITTLNDVHQQFAEYFEVPVLKPYAYLLSKKLSEGHICLDLDSISEEQDSLPGFYQIAENGAAPLAGIPLIGKNGNDSQPFVLFQNRLYLQRYYRYETNFLQHINDFLTTEKALQSDRIALLKQQQELVQQLFASTGQLREGDDPADWQLAAAITGVLNNFTIITGGPGTGKTTTVAKLLAILYATDPALKVALAAPTGKAAARMAESLRNTTIPVSPEIAARFQELSPSTIHRLLKSIKNSPYFRYNKKNPLTYDVVIIDECSMIDVALFAKLLDAIHPQTRLILLGDKDQLASVEAGSLFGDLCQAQEKLNTFSGERLQLINGFITDDSRKISSAQEEQHSTHPLFQHLVELRRSHRFTGHTGIGKFSKAVIQNNQLAIRSFFPAGADSQVVIDQTNSTALFEDFIAGYESFIKETDTRTALRKLNDQRVLVAIREGAQGLYAINRDIERYLHDNGKIRVNAEFYENRPIILTRNYYEHGLFNGDTGIIRPDENGVLMAWFEDSNGELKGVLPGYLTLAETAFAMTIHKSQGSEFGKVLVILPDAADVPILTRELLYTAVSRARNKVYVQGSAEVILAAAERFVARASGIAARFIAQAGNDQTGN from the coding sequence ATGCGGAATATAACTACCCTCAATGATGTTCACCAGCAGTTTGCCGAGTACTTTGAAGTACCGGTCCTGAAGCCGTATGCTTACCTGCTGTCTAAAAAACTCAGTGAAGGGCATATCTGCCTGGACCTCGACAGTATCAGTGAAGAACAGGACAGCCTTCCCGGTTTCTATCAGATCGCGGAAAACGGTGCTGCCCCGCTGGCAGGCATCCCATTGATAGGAAAAAACGGAAACGATTCCCAGCCTTTTGTACTGTTTCAAAACAGACTGTACCTGCAACGGTACTACCGCTACGAAACCAACTTCCTGCAACATATCAATGATTTTCTTACTACAGAAAAAGCACTGCAGTCCGACAGGATTGCCTTGCTTAAACAACAGCAGGAACTGGTACAACAACTGTTTGCCTCTACCGGTCAACTACGCGAAGGCGATGATCCGGCCGACTGGCAACTGGCTGCAGCCATCACCGGAGTACTCAACAACTTCACCATCATCACCGGCGGGCCCGGTACCGGTAAAACCACTACTGTGGCCAAACTGCTGGCCATCCTGTATGCTACCGACCCAGCCCTGAAAGTGGCCCTGGCCGCACCTACCGGTAAAGCCGCCGCCAGGATGGCGGAAAGTCTGCGCAATACCACCATCCCGGTAAGCCCGGAGATCGCTGCCAGATTCCAGGAACTGAGCCCTTCCACCATACACCGGCTGCTCAAGTCCATCAAAAACAGTCCGTACTTTCGATACAACAAAAAGAACCCACTCACCTATGATGTAGTCATCATCGATGAGTGTTCCATGATAGATGTGGCGCTCTTCGCCAAACTGCTGGATGCCATTCATCCGCAGACACGCCTGATACTGCTGGGAGATAAAGACCAGCTGGCCTCCGTAGAAGCAGGAAGTCTTTTCGGCGATCTCTGCCAGGCACAGGAGAAACTAAATACCTTCTCCGGAGAAAGATTACAGCTCATCAACGGATTTATTACCGACGACAGCCGTAAAATTTCATCTGCACAGGAAGAACAGCATTCTACACACCCGCTGTTCCAACACCTCGTGGAACTGCGGCGCAGTCACCGTTTCACCGGTCATACCGGTATCGGTAAATTCAGTAAAGCCGTCATACAAAACAATCAACTGGCCATCCGGAGCTTCTTTCCGGCCGGCGCCGATAGTCAGGTAGTCATCGATCAAACTAATTCGACAGCATTGTTTGAAGATTTTATCGCCGGATACGAATCTTTTATCAAGGAAACGGATACCCGCACCGCTCTTCGGAAACTCAACGATCAGCGCGTACTCGTGGCTATCCGTGAAGGTGCCCAAGGCCTCTACGCCATCAACCGGGATATCGAAAGATACCTGCATGATAACGGCAAAATCAGGGTCAATGCAGAGTTCTACGAAAACCGGCCCATCATCCTTACCCGTAACTATTATGAGCATGGGTTGTTCAACGGAGACACCGGCATTATCCGGCCTGATGAAAACGGGGTGCTGATGGCCTGGTTTGAAGACAGCAATGGAGAGCTGAAAGGCGTACTGCCCGGCTATCTGACACTGGCGGAAACAGCTTTCGCCATGACCATCCACAAAAGCCAGGGCTCCGAGTTCGGGAAGGTACTGGTGATATTGCCGGACGCAGCAGATGTACCCATCCTGACGCGGGAACTGCTGTATACCGCTGTCAGCCGCGCCCGTAACAAAGTATATGTGCAGGGCTCCGCAGAAGTGATCCTGGCAGCCGCAGAACGTTTTGTGGCCAGGGCTTCCGGCATTGCGGCCAGATTCATTGCCCAGGCAGGCAATGACCAAACAGGAAATTAA
- the recC gene encoding exodeoxyribonuclease V subunit gamma, producing MAIYLKVSNSLNSLASSLSDDLKAAGNGVFQPHYIITQTEGMNNWLKLQLAYKMGIAANCRFMKPNDLLFHLYLLLGGPFTQVLSPQNLSWLLFKLLGEPEFAEKYPEVAAYFNEGEGESDLKRMGLAEKVADLLDQYQVYRPEMIREWSQANPALLKDDDWQAWLWAKVKALSGNALPDKTLVGNHILETLFYKGPHAGLSNKMPAVHLFGLSIITAYHVKILHELSSYIDIHFHIINPAPVVYWFDDKSEKQLARWRQKGLEEQKSTDPMNVGNPLLTGWGRVIQNTFGLFFQYEAFINAYEEIGIEEPIADTLLHKIQHDIFSAATTDRHPLTLEDVQDGTVTINSCYTIAREVEVLYNYLVHLVDQRQESLSPRDIVVMVSDIDAYAPYIKAVFNNAPHKFRYTIADESYTDNDNLFNALYALLTINEENFTAETVMQLLDFSYIRNRFGLNDPVRIRNVVEAANIRFGIEGSKTEETHFVSWRYGIQRIMYGICMSGEEEYGYGDDSFFPLDMQEGSDAHETIRFCHFAEVLMASIEDRRKLRTIPDWVKYAEQIVHNLVFEQQEEVDEDYNTLIKQLTDYNALNEYMQQPVAFEVFSHSLLQALTGTTRAGLFVNGGITFCSLIPMRSIPFKVVALMGLNFDKFPRREIKSSFNLMEKQWQRGDRNVKENDKHLFLETVLSAQQYLYISYAGRNAKDNSLLPPSALVDELVDYIVSGVEDGAEKVRELLITQQPLQGFSRKYSMGDDRLYSYLNAFTVSGKEVINPQKKVDPLTFDEVSLEELVSFFKNPFKAYYNKVLGIYYNDEQILLSETELFSLNNLQKWGIKNQLLPVGEGDTRTLQKTLVKKGQLPLSNMAFVAIQQVEEGVHPVRTLYEACTQGATEQRASFETTIDGTLLKGHINSIYHDQLLQISWSKSETKYLVEAYVRYLAGIASGAVKGMQFISGGRKEAVFTAARLSKELAYSRLRELLAIYKSGFNQIFAFYPDFGSKPADLKELDVDKFAKLVENKLNNYQYPCNDNYIMQEYEKGFFEEEHVLAAYKRACELLIVPLAEIFPDYYD from the coding sequence ATGGCTATATATTTAAAGGTTTCAAATTCACTCAACAGTCTCGCATCCAGTCTTTCAGACGATCTGAAGGCCGCGGGCAATGGTGTGTTTCAACCTCATTATATCATCACTCAGACGGAGGGGATGAACAACTGGTTAAAGCTGCAACTGGCCTATAAAATGGGCATTGCGGCCAACTGCCGGTTTATGAAACCCAACGACCTGCTCTTTCATCTTTACCTTTTGCTGGGCGGCCCTTTTACACAGGTGCTCTCTCCGCAAAACCTCAGCTGGCTGTTGTTTAAGCTGTTGGGTGAACCCGAGTTTGCGGAGAAATATCCCGAAGTAGCCGCCTACTTTAACGAAGGAGAAGGAGAGAGTGATTTAAAACGTATGGGCCTGGCCGAAAAAGTAGCCGACTTGCTCGACCAGTACCAGGTATACCGTCCGGAGATGATCCGGGAGTGGAGCCAGGCCAATCCGGCCCTGCTCAAGGATGACGACTGGCAAGCCTGGTTATGGGCCAAAGTAAAAGCCCTCTCCGGCAATGCTTTACCCGATAAAACCCTGGTAGGCAACCATATCCTCGAAACCCTTTTCTATAAAGGGCCACACGCGGGATTATCCAACAAGATGCCCGCCGTGCATCTGTTTGGCCTCTCTATCATCACGGCTTATCACGTAAAGATCTTACATGAACTGTCTTCTTATATAGACATTCATTTTCATATCATCAATCCTGCACCCGTGGTGTATTGGTTTGATGACAAAAGCGAAAAACAGCTGGCACGCTGGCGGCAGAAAGGACTGGAGGAACAAAAATCCACCGATCCGATGAACGTAGGTAATCCTCTGCTCACCGGCTGGGGCCGCGTAATACAAAACACTTTCGGGCTGTTTTTCCAATATGAGGCTTTTATCAATGCCTACGAAGAAATAGGCATCGAAGAGCCGATCGCCGATACACTGCTGCATAAGATTCAACACGATATCTTCTCTGCCGCCACTACAGACCGGCACCCGCTTACCCTGGAAGATGTGCAGGACGGCACTGTCACGATCAATTCCTGCTATACTATAGCCCGGGAAGTAGAAGTGCTGTACAACTACCTCGTACACCTGGTAGACCAGCGGCAGGAATCCCTGTCGCCACGCGACATTGTAGTGATGGTGAGTGATATCGATGCTTATGCTCCTTATATCAAAGCGGTGTTCAACAACGCACCGCATAAATTCCGCTATACCATCGCGGATGAAAGTTATACCGATAACGACAACCTCTTCAACGCACTATATGCCCTGCTGACCATCAACGAAGAAAACTTCACTGCGGAAACAGTGATGCAGCTGTTGGATTTTTCGTATATCCGTAACCGTTTTGGGCTAAACGATCCTGTACGCATCCGGAATGTGGTAGAAGCGGCCAATATCCGCTTTGGCATAGAAGGCAGCAAAACGGAGGAAACTCACTTCGTAAGCTGGCGCTATGGAATACAGCGTATCATGTATGGTATTTGTATGAGTGGGGAAGAAGAATATGGTTATGGTGATGATAGCTTTTTCCCGCTGGACATGCAGGAAGGCAGCGATGCCCATGAAACCATCCGGTTCTGCCATTTCGCAGAAGTGCTGATGGCCTCTATCGAAGACCGGCGCAAACTGCGTACCATCCCCGATTGGGTGAAGTATGCAGAACAGATTGTGCATAACCTGGTGTTTGAACAACAGGAAGAAGTAGATGAAGACTACAATACCCTCATCAAACAACTAACAGATTATAACGCACTGAATGAATATATGCAACAGCCAGTGGCCTTCGAAGTATTCAGCCACAGCCTGTTGCAGGCCCTCACCGGCACCACCAGGGCCGGACTCTTCGTCAACGGCGGCATTACCTTCTGTTCGTTGATCCCTATGCGTAGTATCCCATTCAAGGTGGTGGCACTCATGGGCCTTAACTTCGACAAGTTCCCCCGCCGGGAGATCAAGTCCAGCTTCAACCTCATGGAAAAGCAATGGCAGCGCGGCGATCGTAATGTAAAGGAAAACGATAAACATCTTTTCCTGGAAACAGTGCTGTCTGCCCAGCAATATTTATACATCAGCTATGCCGGCCGTAATGCCAAAGATAACAGTCTGTTGCCACCATCAGCCCTGGTAGATGAACTGGTGGATTACATCGTTTCCGGTGTTGAAGACGGAGCGGAAAAGGTACGGGAGCTGCTGATTACGCAGCAGCCGCTGCAGGGCTTCAGCCGCAAATACAGCATGGGCGATGACCGGCTGTATAGTTACCTCAACGCCTTTACGGTTTCCGGAAAAGAAGTCATCAATCCACAGAAAAAAGTCGATCCGCTCACCTTCGATGAAGTAAGCCTGGAAGAGCTGGTCAGCTTCTTCAAAAATCCATTCAAGGCTTACTACAACAAAGTGCTGGGCATCTATTATAACGATGAACAGATTCTGCTGAGTGAAACAGAGCTTTTCAGCCTGAACAACCTGCAGAAATGGGGTATTAAAAATCAGCTGTTGCCTGTAGGGGAAGGGGATACCCGCACCTTACAGAAGACGCTTGTTAAAAAAGGACAGCTACCGTTGAGCAATATGGCTTTTGTGGCCATACAACAGGTAGAGGAGGGGGTACATCCTGTGCGTACGCTGTACGAAGCCTGTACACAGGGCGCCACCGAACAAAGGGCATCCTTTGAAACAACTATAGACGGCACCCTCCTGAAAGGTCATATCAACAGCATCTACCATGATCAGCTGTTACAGATTTCCTGGTCTAAAAGCGAAACCAAGTATCTGGTGGAAGCTTATGTCCGTTATCTGGCTGGTATTGCCTCCGGGGCTGTCAAAGGGATGCAGTTTATTTCCGGGGGCAGGAAAGAGGCCGTATTTACGGCTGCACGCCTATCCAAGGAATTGGCGTATAGCCGTTTACGTGAACTGTTAGCCATTTATAAATCCGGCTTTAACCAGATCTTTGCTTTCTATCCTGACTTTGGCAGCAAGCCCGCCGATCTGAAAGAGCTGGACGTTGACAAATTTGCCAAACTGGTAGAAAATAAATTGAATAATTATCAATACCCATGTAATGATAATTATATCATGCAGGAATATGAAAAAGGATTTTTCGAAGAAGAGCATGTGCTGGCGGCTTACAAGCGTGCTTGTGAACTGCTGATTGTTCCGTTGGCCGAAATTTTTCCTGACTATTACGACTAA
- the recB gene encoding exodeoxyribonuclease V subunit beta yields the protein MTDNRYQHFVATDVPLDGSNLIEASAGTGKTYSIAILVLRLILEQKLSVKDILMVTFTKAAVAELEDRIRLFIRKAYTVSFGNPVDDDTIVNLVLNAVDQWGAVEVNHRLRDAVLLLDETSVLTIHSFCQQTLNEFAFETDQLFGAEMVPDTTPIIEGELNKFWRRHVTTLQPILLQSLWGEDMRSNILQVLQEHLSGKKYLGFNAKEDYRINVTQQNRWLEELFSLRQQQTVAEGALHQHIINNRDDLAFTCNTNTYARKGILPFIDKPAEFAAIIKKKKNSDYIQELFSDILEQLEAIDAFDETVSQHKQSLHQQLNCLAIQEVITGVRSHKERSNMLSYDDLISHLNLALVQKDNPGLIASLQNKYKAVFVDEFQDTDRQQYEIFNHAFGENTILFYIGDPKQSIYAWRKADIFTYFDARNSVQRLYDMNHNYRSSENLIAAMNRFFKPTENFDTFEFDGEKDSIRYIDVMAPEESSKGFLYRAEEKEVPITIYNCKNKDEIASAVAAQVAQLLLDPAYRIVKDKAQTITPSDIGILVRTGKEGKDIKQKLAHLGIPAVTIDDTKVLNTAEALEVLYLLEAMETPERSTINRALLSPFTGFSVQDILNLDDEIALTRFGNYRNLWQENGAYTALMTFIADFGVRNILLSDHSKNGERAITNLYQLTELVHQVQNRKNLSMRDLISWLKRGIDGMLVEGDEYTQRVESDEEAVNIVTIHKSKGLDYRIVLVPYLDFRNSDAAFISFRDPETGDYINAEAARISPEQKAAQQRQQVQEDRRLIYVAITRAVYKCYLFKNNSKLAAESSFAKFTSALLLNPPDPSLIEVVDALPAEPEQRYRKSKLAIVRNIAPAPVSFYLREENWRKMSYTMLAAKPEQKPRMRSAQQESEYDNFIFHTLRKGAKTGNLLHFIFENINFSDDSQWDYWINEAIARFVPGQGEVYLPMLQQLLQHVMHANIQIGKNRFQLASVGKYKRMAELEFDFPVPVFRANMLNALSDDELTVTVKRFSEDRNHELEGIMNGKIDLFFEHNHRYYILDWKSNYLGGIVEDYAPSALAAAMNENNYHLQYLIYTVAVKKYLESRLPDFNYQKHFGGIIYCFVRGIRNNGNQGIFTARPDLEKITFLEDMLTAKSHRY from the coding sequence ATGACGGATAACAGATATCAACATTTTGTAGCAACCGATGTACCGCTGGATGGGAGCAATCTGATAGAAGCCAGTGCAGGCACAGGGAAGACGTATTCCATCGCCATCCTGGTGCTGCGGCTGATATTGGAACAAAAGCTGTCTGTAAAGGACATCCTGATGGTGACCTTTACCAAAGCCGCTGTGGCCGAACTGGAAGACCGTATCCGGCTGTTTATCCGCAAGGCTTACACCGTCAGCTTCGGCAATCCCGTTGACGATGATACCATCGTCAACCTGGTACTGAATGCCGTAGACCAGTGGGGCGCCGTAGAAGTCAACCACCGCCTGCGTGACGCCGTATTGTTACTCGACGAAACATCTGTTCTTACCATCCATAGCTTCTGTCAGCAAACACTGAATGAATTTGCCTTCGAAACAGACCAACTATTTGGCGCCGAAATGGTGCCGGACACCACACCCATCATTGAAGGCGAACTGAATAAATTCTGGCGCAGACACGTCACCACCTTACAGCCCATCCTACTGCAGTCTCTCTGGGGCGAGGATATGCGTAGCAATATCCTGCAGGTTTTGCAGGAACATCTCAGCGGGAAAAAATACCTGGGCTTCAACGCCAAAGAAGATTACCGCATCAATGTTACACAGCAGAACAGATGGCTGGAAGAACTATTCTCCCTCCGACAGCAGCAGACTGTAGCAGAAGGAGCTTTGCATCAGCATATCATCAACAACAGGGACGATCTAGCTTTCACCTGTAATACCAACACCTATGCAAGAAAAGGCATTCTTCCATTTATAGATAAACCTGCTGAATTTGCTGCAATCATTAAGAAAAAAAAGAATTCAGACTATATCCAGGAATTGTTTTCGGACATCCTCGAACAACTGGAAGCAATAGATGCTTTCGACGAAACCGTCTCCCAGCATAAACAATCGCTGCATCAGCAACTCAACTGCCTCGCTATACAAGAAGTGATCACCGGCGTGCGCTCCCATAAGGAACGCAGTAACATGCTGAGTTATGACGACCTAATCAGTCATCTTAACCTGGCACTGGTACAAAAAGATAATCCTGGCCTGATAGCATCCCTGCAAAACAAATACAAAGCCGTGTTTGTGGATGAATTCCAGGATACCGATCGTCAACAGTATGAAATATTCAATCATGCTTTCGGCGAAAACACCATCCTGTTCTATATCGGTGATCCCAAACAAAGTATCTACGCCTGGCGTAAAGCGGATATTTTCACCTACTTCGATGCCCGCAACAGCGTTCAGCGTCTCTATGATATGAACCATAACTATCGTTCATCAGAGAACCTGATTGCTGCTATGAACCGCTTTTTCAAGCCTACTGAAAATTTCGACACCTTCGAGTTTGACGGTGAAAAAGATAGTATCCGGTATATTGATGTGATGGCGCCCGAAGAAAGCAGCAAAGGCTTTCTATACAGAGCTGAAGAAAAAGAGGTGCCCATCACCATCTACAACTGTAAAAACAAAGATGAAATTGCCAGTGCAGTAGCCGCGCAGGTAGCACAGCTGTTGCTCGATCCGGCCTACCGGATTGTAAAAGATAAAGCCCAGACGATCACTCCTTCCGATATTGGTATCCTTGTACGTACCGGAAAAGAAGGTAAAGATATCAAGCAAAAGCTGGCCCACCTGGGCATTCCGGCGGTGACAATAGATGATACCAAAGTATTAAATACCGCCGAAGCCCTGGAAGTGCTGTATCTCCTGGAAGCGATGGAAACGCCGGAAAGGTCTACCATCAACCGGGCGTTGCTGTCTCCTTTTACTGGTTTCAGTGTACAGGATATCCTCAATCTGGATGATGAAATAGCCCTCACCCGCTTCGGCAACTACCGCAATCTGTGGCAGGAAAACGGGGCCTATACAGCGCTCATGACGTTCATCGCCGACTTCGGCGTGCGCAATATCCTGCTAAGCGATCATTCCAAAAACGGAGAACGGGCTATTACCAACCTCTATCAGTTGACAGAACTGGTACACCAGGTGCAGAACCGTAAAAACCTGTCTATGCGCGACCTGATCTCCTGGCTCAAACGCGGTATAGATGGCATGTTGGTAGAAGGAGATGAGTACACCCAACGGGTGGAAAGTGATGAAGAAGCCGTGAATATCGTCACCATTCACAAGAGTAAAGGACTGGATTACCGAATCGTACTAGTGCCCTACCTCGATTTCAGGAATAGTGATGCCGCTTTCATTAGTTTCAGAGATCCGGAAACCGGTGATTATATCAATGCAGAAGCTGCCCGTATCAGTCCTGAACAGAAAGCAGCCCAGCAAAGACAGCAGGTACAGGAAGACCGCCGTCTGATTTATGTGGCCATCACAAGGGCTGTGTACAAATGTTATCTCTTTAAAAATAACAGCAAGCTCGCTGCCGAATCCTCTTTTGCGAAATTCACCAGCGCCTTGCTGCTCAATCCCCCAGACCCTTCATTAATTGAAGTGGTGGATGCTTTACCTGCGGAACCGGAACAGCGTTACCGCAAAAGCAAGCTGGCAATAGTCCGGAATATAGCACCTGCACCGGTATCCTTTTACCTCCGGGAAGAAAACTGGCGTAAGATGAGTTATACCATGCTGGCCGCCAAACCCGAACAGAAGCCCCGTATGCGCTCCGCCCAGCAGGAAAGCGAATACGATAACTTCATTTTCCACACCCTGCGGAAAGGCGCCAAAACAGGGAATCTGCTGCACTTCATCTTCGAGAATATCAACTTCTCTGATGACAGCCAGTGGGATTACTGGATCAATGAAGCGATAGCCCGCTTTGTTCCCGGACAAGGAGAGGTATATCTGCCCATGCTGCAGCAGCTTTTACAGCATGTGATGCATGCCAACATCCAGATAGGCAAAAACCGCTTCCAGCTGGCTTCTGTAGGCAAATACAAACGGATGGCCGAACTGGAATTCGATTTCCCGGTGCCTGTTTTCAGAGCCAATATGCTCAATGCACTTTCGGACGATGAGTTAACAGTAACGGTTAAACGTTTTTCTGAAGATAGAAATCATGAGCTGGAAGGTATTATGAACGGGAAAATTGACCTGTTCTTTGAACATAACCATCGGTACTATATCCTCGACTGGAAGTCCAACTACCTGGGCGGTATTGTGGAAGACTACGCCCCATCGGCCTTAGCAGCTGCTATGAACGAAAACAACTACCATCTGCAATACCTGATATATACCGTGGCAGTAAAAAAATACCTGGAAAGCAGACTACCGGATTTTAACTATCAAAAACATTTCGGTGGTATTATCTACTGCTTTGTACGTGGAATCCGCAACAATGGCAATCAGGGTATTTTCACCGCCAGACCTGATCTCGAAAAGATTACCTTCCTGGAAGATATGCTCACCGCAAAAAGTCACCGCTATTAA
- the pth2 gene encoding aminoacyl-tRNA hydrolase: MSSRIVKQVIVMRKDLNMRKGKMIAQGAHASIAFLTRHATIEGNTLQTSVRNPEEVQEWMTKGFTKICLSVDSEEELDRVYQQALEDGLNATLITDSGLTEFGGVPTKTCCAIGPNLNTDIDKITKDLKLL, translated from the coding sequence ATGTCATCGAGAATTGTAAAGCAGGTAATTGTAATGCGGAAAGACCTGAATATGAGAAAAGGTAAAATGATTGCGCAGGGCGCGCATGCATCCATCGCGTTTCTTACCCGTCACGCCACCATAGAGGGAAACACACTGCAAACCAGTGTTCGTAATCCGGAAGAAGTGCAGGAATGGATGACTAAAGGATTTACCAAGATATGTTTGTCTGTGGACTCCGAAGAAGAGCTGGACCGTGTATACCAGCAGGCCCTGGAGGATGGCCTGAATGCCACGCTGATCACTGATTCCGGGCTTACAGAATTCGGAGGGGTACCTACTAAAACCTGTTGTGCTATTGGGCCTAATCTGAACACGGATATTGATAAAATCACGAAAGACCTGAAACTGCTTTAA